A genomic region of Enterobacter hormaechei ATCC 49162 contains the following coding sequences:
- the lptF gene encoding LPS export ABC transporter permease LptF, with the protein MIIIRYLVRETLKSQLAILFILLLIFFCQKLVRILGAAVDGEIPTNLVLSLLGLGVPEMAQLILPLSLFLGLLMTLGKLYTESEITVMHACGLSKAVLVKAAMVLALFTGIVAAVNVMWAGPTSSRHQDEVLAEAKANPGLAALAQGQFQQATDGNSVLFIESVDGNRFNDVFLAQLRPKGNARPSVVVADSGQLAQRKDGSQVVTLNKGTRFEGTAMLRDFRITDFQNYQAIIGHQAVALDPTDTEQMDMRTLMNTDTDRARAELHWRITLVFTVFMMALMVVPLSVVNPRQGRVLSMLPAMLLYLVFFLLQTSIKSNGGKGKIDPMIWTWVVNGLYLLLAVGLNLWDTVPVRRLRARFTRKGAI; encoded by the coding sequence GTGATAATCATAAGATATCTGGTTCGGGAGACGCTGAAGAGCCAACTGGCGATCCTCTTTATCCTCCTTCTGATCTTTTTCTGTCAGAAGCTGGTCAGGATCCTCGGCGCGGCGGTTGATGGCGAAATCCCAACGAATCTGGTGCTTTCCCTGCTCGGGCTTGGCGTGCCGGAAATGGCGCAGCTTATCCTGCCGTTAAGCCTGTTCCTTGGTCTGCTGATGACCCTGGGTAAGCTCTATACCGAAAGTGAAATCACCGTGATGCATGCCTGCGGCCTCAGTAAAGCCGTACTGGTAAAAGCAGCCATGGTGCTGGCGCTGTTTACGGGCATTGTTGCCGCGGTTAACGTCATGTGGGCGGGGCCGACCTCTTCCCGTCATCAGGATGAGGTGCTGGCGGAAGCCAAAGCTAACCCGGGGCTGGCCGCGCTGGCGCAGGGGCAGTTCCAGCAGGCGACCGACGGTAACTCCGTGCTGTTTATCGAAAGCGTGGATGGCAACCGCTTTAATGACGTGTTTCTTGCTCAACTGCGCCCGAAAGGTAACGCTCGCCCTTCTGTGGTGGTGGCAGACTCTGGTCAGCTGGCGCAGCGTAAAGATGGCTCTCAGGTTGTCACGCTGAACAAAGGAACGCGTTTCGAAGGCACGGCAATGTTGCGTGACTTCCGTATTACCGATTTCCAGAACTATCAGGCCATCATTGGTCATCAGGCCGTCGCGCTCGATCCAACGGATACTGAGCAGATGGATATGCGTACCTTAATGAATACCGATACCGATCGTGCGCGTGCTGAACTGCACTGGCGTATCACTCTGGTATTCACCGTATTTATGATGGCGCTGATGGTGGTTCCACTGAGTGTGGTGAACCCGCGTCAGGGGCGCGTGCTGTCGATGCTGCCAGCGATGCTGCTGTATCTGGTGTTCTTCCTGCTGCAAACCTCAATCAAGTCTAACGGCGGGAAAGGAAAAATTGACCCGATGATCTGGACCTGGGTCGTGAATGGTTTGTATCTGCTGCTTGCAGTCGGACTCAACTTGTGGGACACGGTGCCTGTGCGTCGTCTTCGTGCCCGGTTTACGCGTAAAGGAGCCATCTAA
- the rapZ gene encoding RNase adapter RapZ translates to MVLMIVSGRSGSGKSVALRALEDMGFYCVDNLPVVLLPDLARTLADRQISAAVSIDVRNMPESPEIFEQAMNSLPECFSPQLLFLDADRNTLIRRYSDTRRLHPLSSKNLSLESAIDKESDLLEPLRSRADLIVDTSEMSVHELAEMLRTRLLGKRERELTMVFESFGFKHGIPIDADYVFDVRFLPNPHWDPKLRPMTGLDKPVAAFLDRHTEVHNFIYQTRSYLELWLPMLETNNRSYLTVAIGCTGGKHRSVYIAEQLADYFRSRGKNVQSRHRTLEKRKT, encoded by the coding sequence ATGGTGCTGATGATCGTCAGCGGTCGTTCGGGGTCCGGGAAGTCCGTGGCCCTGCGCGCGCTGGAAGACATGGGATTTTACTGCGTAGATAACCTACCGGTAGTGCTGTTACCCGATCTGGCGCGGACGCTTGCGGACAGGCAAATCTCTGCCGCGGTCAGTATTGACGTGCGTAACATGCCGGAATCGCCGGAAATCTTCGAGCAGGCAATGAACAGCCTGCCGGAATGCTTCTCGCCTCAGCTCTTGTTCCTGGATGCTGACCGCAACACGTTGATCCGTCGTTACAGCGATACACGTCGTTTGCATCCGCTCTCCAGTAAAAATCTTTCGCTGGAAAGCGCCATCGATAAAGAGAGCGATCTGCTTGAGCCGCTGCGTTCCCGGGCCGACCTGATTGTCGACACCTCAGAAATGTCCGTCCACGAGCTGGCGGAAATGCTGCGTACTCGCTTACTCGGCAAGCGCGAGCGCGAACTGACAATGGTGTTTGAATCCTTCGGCTTTAAGCACGGCATACCTATCGATGCGGATTACGTTTTTGATGTGCGTTTCCTGCCGAACCCACACTGGGATCCGAAACTGCGTCCTATGACCGGTCTGGATAAGCCCGTGGCGGCGTTCCTCGATCGACACACAGAAGTACACAATTTTATCTACCAGACGCGAAGCTACCTTGAGCTATGGTTACCTATGCTGGAAACAAACAATCGCAGCTACCTGACGGTAGCGATTGGCTGTACCGGCGGTAAACATCGTTCGGTGTACATTGCCGAACAGCTGGCCGATTACTTCCGCTCACGCGGGAAGAACGTTCAGTCCCGTCATCGCACGCTGGAAAAACGCAAAACATGA
- the hpf gene encoding ribosome hibernation promoting factor, producing the protein MQLNITGHNVEITEALRDFVNTKFAKLEQYFERINQVYVVLKVEKVTHISDATLHVNGGELHASAEGQDMYAAIDGLIDKLARQLNKHKDKLKQH; encoded by the coding sequence ATGCAGCTCAATATCACCGGACATAACGTCGAGATTACTGAGGCTTTACGCGATTTTGTAAACACTAAGTTTGCGAAACTCGAGCAGTATTTCGAGAGGATCAACCAGGTCTATGTTGTGTTGAAAGTGGAGAAAGTGACGCATATCTCGGATGCGACCCTGCACGTCAACGGAGGGGAACTCCATGCCAGTGCGGAAGGGCAAGACATGTACGCGGCTATCGACGGCTTGATTGATAAGCTTGCGAGACAGCTCAATAAACATAAAGATAAACTGAAACAACACTAA
- the arcB gene encoding aerobic respiration two-component sensor histidine kinase ArcB: MKQIRMLAQYYVDLMMKLGLVRFSMLLALALVVLAIVVQMAVTMVLHGQVESIDVIRSIFFGLLITPWAVYFLSVVVEQLEESRQRLSKLVDKLEEMRERDLKLNVQLKDNIAQLNQEISDREKAEAERQTTLEQLKIEMKEREVTQIQLEQQSSFLRSFLDASPDLVFYRNEDKEFSGCNRAMELLTGKSEKQLIHLKPQDVYSEEAAAKVMETDEKVFRHNVSLTYEQWLDYPDGRKACFEIRKVPYYDRVGKRHGLMGFGRDITERKRYQDALERASRDKTTFISTISHELRTPLNGIVGLSRILLDTELTSEQEKYLKTIHVSAVTLGNIFNDIIDMDKMERRKVQLDNQPVDFTGFLADLENLSGLQAQQKGLSFVMEPTLPLPHKVVTDGTRLRQILWNLISNAVKFTQKGQVAVRIRYDEGDMLHFEVEDSGIGIPQEEQDKIFAMYYQVKDSHGGKPATGTGIGLAVSKRLAKSMGGDITVASQPGKGSTFTLTVHAPAVAEEVEDTFENDDMPLPALHVLLVEDIELNVIVARSVLEKLGNSVDVAMTGKAALEMFTPGEYDLVLLDIQLPDMTGLDISRELTRKYAPDELPPLVALTANVLKDKKEYLEAGMDDVLSKPLAVPALTAMIKKFWDTCDEEESTMTSVDSAKAQTILDTAMLEQYIDLVGPKLITDGLAVFEKMMPGYLNVLESNLTARDQKGIVEEGHKIKGAAGSVGLRHLQQLGQQIQSPDLPAWEDNVGDWVEEMKQEWQNDVAVLKAWVDARKK, encoded by the coding sequence ATGAAGCAAATTCGAATGCTGGCCCAGTACTACGTCGACCTGATGATGAAGCTTGGGCTGGTGCGTTTTTCCATGCTGCTGGCGCTGGCACTGGTCGTTCTGGCGATAGTTGTACAAATGGCCGTGACCATGGTTCTGCATGGTCAGGTCGAGAGCATCGACGTGATCCGCTCTATTTTCTTTGGCCTGCTGATCACCCCCTGGGCGGTCTATTTCCTTTCCGTAGTGGTTGAGCAACTGGAAGAATCCCGACAGCGTTTATCGAAACTGGTGGATAAGCTGGAAGAGATGCGCGAACGCGATCTCAAACTCAACGTTCAGCTCAAGGACAACATTGCCCAGCTGAATCAGGAAATTTCAGACCGTGAGAAGGCGGAAGCCGAGCGTCAGACCACGCTTGAGCAGCTGAAAATTGAGATGAAAGAGCGTGAAGTGACGCAGATCCAGCTTGAACAGCAATCCTCTTTCCTGCGCTCGTTCCTCGATGCGTCGCCAGATCTGGTGTTCTACCGTAATGAAGATAAAGAGTTCTCCGGCTGTAACCGGGCGATGGAACTGTTGACCGGGAAAAGCGAAAAGCAGCTGATCCACCTGAAGCCTCAGGATGTCTATTCCGAAGAGGCGGCAGCAAAAGTGATGGAGACGGATGAAAAAGTCTTCCGCCATAACGTTTCGCTGACTTATGAGCAGTGGCTGGACTATCCCGACGGACGTAAAGCCTGCTTTGAGATCCGCAAAGTGCCTTATTACGACCGGGTGGGAAAACGTCATGGTCTGATGGGCTTTGGCCGTGATATCACCGAGCGTAAGCGTTATCAGGATGCGCTGGAGCGCGCCAGCCGGGATAAAACCACCTTCATCTCCACCATCAGCCATGAACTGCGCACCCCGCTGAATGGCATTGTGGGGCTGAGCCGCATTCTGCTGGATACCGAGCTGACCAGCGAGCAGGAAAAATACCTCAAAACGATCCACGTCTCGGCGGTCACGCTGGGCAATATCTTCAATGATATTATCGACATGGATAAGATGGAGCGCCGTAAAGTTCAGCTCGACAACCAGCCAGTTGATTTTACCGGCTTCCTCGCGGACCTGGAAAACCTGTCAGGTTTGCAGGCTCAGCAAAAAGGGTTGAGCTTTGTGATGGAGCCAACCCTGCCGCTGCCGCATAAAGTGGTGACGGACGGCACGCGTCTGCGTCAGATCCTGTGGAACCTCATCAGCAATGCCGTGAAGTTTACCCAGAAGGGGCAGGTTGCGGTGCGTATTCGCTATGACGAAGGGGACATGCTGCACTTTGAAGTTGAGGACTCGGGTATCGGCATTCCTCAGGAGGAGCAGGATAAGATCTTCGCCATGTACTATCAGGTTAAAGACAGCCACGGCGGTAAACCGGCGACCGGTACGGGCATTGGCCTGGCGGTGTCGAAACGTCTGGCGAAAAGTATGGGCGGGGATATCACCGTTGCCAGCCAGCCGGGTAAAGGCTCCACCTTTACGCTTACCGTCCACGCGCCTGCCGTCGCGGAAGAGGTGGAAGATACGTTTGAGAACGACGATATGCCGCTGCCAGCCCTGCACGTCCTGCTGGTGGAAGATATTGAGCTGAACGTCATTGTCGCCCGGTCGGTACTGGAAAAACTCGGTAACAGCGTGGATGTGGCGATGACCGGCAAAGCCGCGCTGGAGATGTTCACGCCGGGCGAGTACGACCTGGTGCTGCTCGATATTCAGCTACCGGACATGACCGGGCTGGATATTTCCCGCGAGCTGACGCGTAAATACGCTCCTGACGAGCTGCCGCCGCTGGTGGCGTTGACCGCAAACGTGCTGAAAGATAAAAAAGAGTACCTCGAGGCCGGTATGGACGATGTGCTCAGCAAGCCGCTGGCAGTGCCTGCCCTGACGGCGATGATCAAGAAGTTCTGGGATACCTGTGATGAAGAGGAGAGCACCATGACGTCTGTTGATAGCGCCAAAGCCCAAACGATTCTGGATACCGCCATGCTGGAGCAGTATATCGATCTGGTGGGACCCAAACTGATCACCGATGGCCTGGCCGTGTTCGAAAAAATGATGCCGGGCTATCTGAACGTGCTCGAATCCAACCTGACGGCGCGTGACCAGAAGGGCATCGTCGAAGAGGGACATAAAATCAAAGGCGCGGCTGGCTCCGTCGGATTACGCCATCTCCAGCAACTGGGCCAACAGATTCAGTCGCCTGATTTACCTGCCTGGGAAGATAACGTGGGTGATTGGGTTGAAGAGATGAAACAAGAGTGGCAAAACGACGTGGCAGTGCTGAAAGCCTGGGTAGATGCCAGAAAAAAATGA
- the pepA gene encoding leucyl aminopeptidase: MEFSVKSGSPEKQRSACIVVGVFEPRRLSPIAEQLDKISDGYISALLRRGELEGKPGQTLLLHHVPNVLSERILLIGCGKERELDERQYKQVIQKTINTLNDTGSMEAVCFLTELHVKGRNTYWKVRQAVETAKESLYSFDQLKTTKSEPRRPLRKMVFNVPTRRELTSGERAIQHGLAIAAGIKAAKDLGNMPPNICNAAYLASQARQLADAYSKNVITRVIGEQQMKELGMHSYLAVGNGSQNESLMSVIEYKGNPSEDARPIVLVGKGLTFDSGGISIKPSEGMDEMKYDMCGAAAVYGVMRMVAELQLPINVIGVLAGCENMPGGRAYRPGDVLTTMSGQTVEVLNTDAEGRLVLCDVLTYVERFEPEAVIDVATLTGACVIALGHHITGLMSNHNPLAHELIGASEQAGDRAWRLPLGDEFQEQLESNFADMANIGGRPGGAITAGCFLARFTRKYNWAHLDIAGTAWRSGKAKGATGRPVALLSQFLLNRAGFNGDE, translated from the coding sequence ATGGAGTTCAGTGTAAAAAGCGGTAGCCCGGAGAAACAGCGGAGTGCCTGCATCGTTGTGGGCGTCTTTGAACCACGCCGACTCTCCCCGATCGCCGAGCAACTCGATAAAATCAGCGACGGCTATATCAGCGCCCTGCTGCGCCGTGGCGAACTGGAAGGCAAACCAGGGCAAACCCTGTTGCTGCACCATGTTCCGAACGTCCTGTCCGAGCGTATTCTGCTGATTGGCTGTGGTAAAGAACGTGAGCTTGATGAGCGCCAGTACAAGCAGGTTATTCAGAAAACCATTAATACACTGAATGATACTGGTTCGATGGAAGCGGTCTGCTTCCTGACTGAGCTGCACGTTAAGGGCCGCAACACGTACTGGAAAGTACGTCAGGCCGTCGAAACCGCAAAAGAGAGCCTCTACAGCTTTGATCAGCTTAAGACCACCAAAAGCGAGCCGCGTCGCCCGCTGCGTAAAATGGTCTTTAACGTGCCAACCCGTCGCGAGCTGACCAGCGGCGAGCGCGCTATTCAGCACGGTCTGGCGATTGCCGCCGGTATTAAAGCGGCAAAAGATCTTGGCAATATGCCGCCAAACATCTGTAACGCCGCGTATCTCGCCTCTCAGGCGCGCCAGCTGGCTGACGCCTACAGCAAGAACGTCATCACCCGCGTCATCGGCGAACAGCAGATGAAAGAGCTGGGAATGCACTCTTATCTGGCGGTCGGTAACGGCTCTCAGAACGAATCCCTTATGTCGGTCATCGAATACAAAGGCAATCCGTCTGAAGATGCGCGTCCCATCGTGCTCGTCGGTAAAGGGCTGACATTCGACTCCGGCGGCATCTCCATCAAGCCTTCAGAAGGCATGGATGAGATGAAATACGACATGTGTGGCGCAGCGGCGGTTTACGGCGTGATGCGCATGGTCGCGGAACTTCAGTTACCCATCAACGTGATCGGCGTGCTGGCGGGCTGCGAAAACATGCCTGGCGGCCGCGCGTATCGTCCGGGTGATGTGCTGACCACCATGTCCGGTCAGACCGTTGAGGTGCTGAACACCGACGCCGAAGGCCGTCTGGTACTGTGCGACGTGCTGACCTACGTTGAACGCTTCGAGCCTGAAGCGGTGATTGACGTGGCTACCCTGACCGGCGCCTGCGTGATCGCGCTGGGCCATCACATCACCGGCCTGATGTCGAACCACAACCCGCTGGCGCATGAGCTGATCGGCGCGTCCGAACAGGCTGGCGACCGCGCGTGGCGTCTGCCGCTGGGGGATGAGTTCCAGGAACAGCTGGAGTCTAACTTCGCAGACATGGCGAACATTGGTGGTCGTCCTGGCGGCGCAATTACCGCAGGCTGCTTCCTGGCGCGCTTCACCCGCAAGTACAACTGGGCGCACCTGGACATTGCTGGCACCGCATGGCGCTCCGGTAAAGCCAAAGGCGCGACCGGACGTCCGGTGGCGCTGCTGTCGCAGTTCCTGCTCAATCGTGCGGGTTTTAACGGCGACGAGTGA
- the lptG gene encoding LPS export ABC transporter permease LptG, with translation MQAFGVLDRYIGKTIFTTIMMTLFMLVSLSGIIKFVDQLKKAGQGSYDALGAGMYTLLSVPKDVQIFFPMAALLGALLGLGMLAQRSELVVMQASGFTRMQVALSVMKTAIPLVLLTMAIGEWVAPQGEQMARNYRAQAMYGGSLLSTQQGLWAKDGQNFVYIERVKGDDELGGVSIYAFNNDRRLQSVRYAASAKFDANNKLWRLSQVDESDLTNPKQITGSQTVSGTWKTNLTPDKLGVVALDPDALSISGLHNYVKYLKSSGQDAGRYQLNMWSKIFQPLSVAVMMLMALSFIFGPLRSVPMGVRVVTGISFGFVFYVLDQIFGPLTLVYGIPPIIGALLPSASFFLISLWMLLKRS, from the coding sequence ATGCAGGCGTTTGGCGTACTTGACCGCTATATCGGTAAAACGATTTTTACCACCATCATGATGACCCTGTTCATGCTGGTGTCGCTTTCGGGCATTATCAAATTTGTCGACCAGCTGAAAAAAGCCGGGCAGGGGAGTTACGACGCGTTAGGCGCCGGGATGTATACCCTGCTCAGCGTACCAAAAGATGTGCAGATCTTCTTCCCGATGGCGGCCCTGCTGGGGGCGCTGCTGGGCCTGGGGATGCTGGCTCAGCGTAGCGAGCTGGTGGTGATGCAGGCATCGGGCTTTACCCGTATGCAGGTTGCGCTGTCGGTGATGAAAACCGCGATCCCGCTGGTGCTGTTGACCATGGCGATCGGCGAATGGGTTGCGCCGCAGGGCGAACAGATGGCGCGTAACTACCGTGCTCAGGCTATGTACGGCGGTTCACTGCTCTCCACACAGCAGGGGTTATGGGCGAAAGATGGTCAGAACTTCGTCTATATCGAACGCGTGAAAGGGGACGATGAACTGGGCGGCGTGAGCATCTACGCTTTCAACAACGATCGTCGTTTGCAGTCGGTGCGTTATGCCGCCTCCGCTAAATTTGATGCGAACAACAAGCTGTGGCGGTTATCCCAGGTTGATGAATCTGACCTGACGAACCCGAAACAGATCACCGGTTCGCAGACCGTTAGCGGTACCTGGAAAACCAACCTGACGCCGGACAAGCTCGGCGTCGTGGCGCTGGATCCGGATGCGCTCTCCATCAGTGGTCTGCATAACTACGTGAAGTATCTGAAATCCAGCGGACAGGATGCGGGGCGTTACCAGCTCAACATGTGGAGCAAAATCTTCCAGCCGCTGTCCGTTGCGGTGATGATGCTGATGGCGCTGTCGTTCATCTTTGGGCCACTGCGTAGCGTGCCGATGGGGGTTCGTGTGGTAACCGGTATCAGCTTTGGTTTCGTGTTCTACGTCCTCGATCAGATTTTCGGTCCACTGACGCTGGTGTATGGCATTCCGCCGATTATCGGCGCGCTGTTGCCGAGCGCCAGTTTCTTCCTGATCAGCCTCTGGATGCTGCTAAAACGCTCCTGA
- the elbB gene encoding isoprenoid biosynthesis glyoxalase ElbB, translated as MKKIGVVLSGCGVFDGSEIHEAVLTLLALSRQGAEVICFAPDKTQADVINHLTGEPMAESRNVLIEAARIVRGDIHPLAQADAAELDALIVPGGFGAAKNLSTFATEGAACHVDPDLKALSLAMHAAGKPQGFICIAPAMLPKIFDFPLRLTIGTDIDTAEMVEDMGGEHVPCPVDDIVVDEDNKIITTPAYMLAQNIAEAAAGIEKLVDRVLVLTE; from the coding sequence ATGAAAAAGATTGGTGTCGTGCTGAGCGGATGTGGTGTTTTCGATGGTTCAGAGATACATGAAGCCGTATTAACGCTACTGGCATTATCGCGCCAGGGGGCGGAGGTTATCTGTTTCGCCCCGGATAAAACCCAGGCAGACGTGATTAATCATCTTACCGGCGAGCCGATGGCGGAAAGCCGTAACGTCCTGATTGAAGCGGCGCGTATTGTGCGCGGGGATATTCACCCGCTGGCACAGGCTGATGCCGCTGAACTTGATGCCCTCATCGTGCCGGGCGGTTTTGGCGCGGCGAAAAACCTGAGCACGTTTGCAACTGAGGGGGCGGCGTGTCATGTCGATCCTGATTTAAAAGCGCTATCGCTGGCGATGCATGCGGCAGGTAAGCCACAGGGCTTTATCTGCATAGCGCCAGCCATGCTGCCGAAAATTTTTGATTTCCCGCTGCGGCTCACGATCGGAACCGACATTGATACCGCTGAGATGGTCGAGGATATGGGCGGCGAACACGTGCCATGTCCGGTAGACGACATTGTGGTGGATGAGGACAACAAAATCATCACCACGCCAGCCTATATGCTGGCGCAGAACATCGCCGAGGCTGCCGCAGGCATTGAAAAGCTGGTGGACAGAGTCTTGGTTCTTACCGAATGA
- the mtgA gene encoding monofunctional biosynthetic peptidoglycan transglycosylase codes for MSRKLSPGGWVKRILLRFVLVLAVFWGGGIALFSILPVPFSAVMAERQISAWLSGDFGYVAHSDWVSMDAISPWMGLAVIAAEDQKFPEHWGFDVAAIEKALDHNERHENRVRGASTLSQQTVKNLFLWDGRSWVRKGLEAGLTLGVETVWSKKRILTVYLNIAEFGDGVFGVEAASQRYFGKPASRLTMSEAALLAAVLPNPLRFKASAPSGYVRSRQAWIMRQMRQLGGEGFMERNHLM; via the coding sequence ATGAGTCGTAAATTATCCCCCGGCGGGTGGGTAAAACGGATCCTGCTGCGTTTTGTTTTGGTTCTGGCGGTTTTCTGGGGCGGCGGTATTGCGCTTTTCAGCATCCTGCCCGTCCCGTTCTCCGCCGTGATGGCAGAGCGGCAGATTAGCGCCTGGCTCTCCGGTGATTTTGGCTATGTTGCCCACTCAGACTGGGTCAGCATGGATGCAATCTCCCCGTGGATGGGGCTGGCGGTCATTGCGGCAGAAGATCAGAAATTCCCGGAACACTGGGGTTTTGACGTGGCGGCGATCGAAAAGGCGCTGGATCATAATGAACGCCATGAGAACCGCGTCCGCGGCGCATCGACGCTTTCTCAGCAGACGGTAAAAAACCTGTTCTTATGGGACGGTCGTAGCTGGGTGAGAAAAGGGCTGGAGGCCGGGCTGACGCTGGGAGTCGAGACGGTGTGGAGCAAAAAACGCATTTTAACCGTCTACCTGAATATCGCGGAGTTTGGTGACGGCGTGTTTGGGGTCGAAGCGGCATCGCAGCGCTATTTTGGCAAGCCTGCCAGCAGGCTGACTATGTCCGAAGCGGCACTGCTCGCCGCCGTTCTGCCAAACCCTCTGCGGTTTAAGGCCAGCGCTCCGTCAGGCTACGTGCGAAGCCGCCAGGCGTGGATTATGCGCCAGATGCGTCAGCTGGGTGGGGAAGGCTTTATGGAGCGAAATCATCTTATGTAG
- the holC gene encoding DNA polymerase III subunit chi, with protein sequence MKNATFYLLDNDTHQDGLSAVEQLVCEIAAERWRAGKRVLIACEDEQQAIRLDEALWARPPESFVPHNLSGEGPRGGAPVEIAWPQKRNSSARDILISLRTDFADFATAFTEVVDFVPYEESLKQLARERYKAYRLAGFNLNTATWK encoded by the coding sequence ATGAAGAATGCAACGTTCTACCTTCTGGACAACGACACCCATCAGGATGGCCTTAGCGCCGTCGAACAGCTGGTGTGTGAAATTGCCGCAGAACGTTGGCGCGCAGGTAAACGCGTGTTGATTGCCTGTGAAGATGAGCAGCAGGCCATTCGCCTGGATGAAGCGCTATGGGCGCGCCCGCCGGAGAGTTTTGTGCCGCATAACCTGTCGGGTGAAGGTCCGCGCGGCGGGGCACCGGTCGAAATTGCCTGGCCACAAAAACGCAACAGCAGCGCGCGCGACATTCTCATTAGCCTGCGGACAGACTTTGCAGATTTTGCCACCGCTTTCACAGAAGTGGTAGACTTTGTCCCTTACGAAGAATCTTTGAAACAACTGGCGCGCGAACGCTACAAAGCGTACCGCCTGG
- the ptsN gene encoding PTS IIA-like nitrogen regulatory protein PtsN — translation MINNDSALQLSNVLNQDCTRSGVHCQSKKRALEIISELAAKQLGLPPQIVFEAILTREKMGSTGIGNGIAIPHGKLEEDTLRAVGVFVQLETPIAFDAIDNQPVDLLFALLVPADQTKTHLHTLSLVAKRLADKTICRRLRSAQSDEELYQIITEAEGHQDEA, via the coding sequence ATGATAAACAACGATTCCGCTCTTCAACTGAGCAATGTCCTTAACCAGGATTGTACCCGCAGTGGCGTTCACTGCCAGAGCAAAAAACGTGCGCTGGAAATTATCAGTGAGCTGGCCGCAAAGCAGCTGGGTCTGCCGCCGCAGATCGTGTTTGAAGCCATTCTGACCCGTGAAAAAATGGGCAGTACCGGCATCGGCAATGGCATTGCGATCCCGCATGGCAAGCTGGAAGAAGATACGTTGCGTGCCGTGGGGGTGTTTGTGCAACTGGAAACGCCTATCGCTTTTGACGCCATCGATAACCAGCCTGTGGATCTGCTCTTCGCGCTGCTGGTTCCTGCCGATCAGACCAAAACCCACCTGCACACGCTGTCGCTGGTTGCCAAACGTCTGGCGGATAAAACCATTTGTCGTCGACTGCGCTCAGCCCAAAGTGATGAAGAGCTTTATCAAATTATCACTGAAGCAGAAGGCCACCAGGATGAGGCATAA
- the npr gene encoding PTS phosphocarrier protein NPr, giving the protein MTVKQTVEITNKLGMHARPAMKLFELMQGFDAEVLLRNDEGTEAEANSVIALLMLDSAKGRQIEVEATGPQEEEALAAVIALFNAGFDED; this is encoded by the coding sequence ATGACCGTAAAACAGACCGTCGAAATCACCAACAAGCTGGGCATGCATGCGCGCCCGGCGATGAAGCTGTTTGAACTGATGCAGGGTTTTGATGCTGAGGTGCTGCTGCGCAACGATGAGGGAACCGAGGCAGAAGCCAACAGCGTGATTGCGCTGCTGATGCTGGATTCTGCCAAAGGCCGCCAGATTGAAGTGGAAGCCACGGGTCCACAGGAAGAAGAAGCGCTGGCGGCGGTGATTGCCCTGTTTAATGCCGGGTTTGACGAAGACTAA